In a genomic window of Candidatus Neomarinimicrobiota bacterium:
- a CDS encoding ABC transporter ATP-binding protein, which yields MIKLTQLYKQFETTLAVNDLSLHVEKGELFSFLGPNGAGKTTTIKMMVGLMTPTSGSLKMGGFDLKKEPRKVKSIIGYVPDAAFLYQHLTGLELLMMVGQLYSMDNTLIKQEQEQLTERLFMQEWLGDRISGYSQGMKQRLAFASAFLHQPEILIIDEPMVGLDPKTARIIKDMLKERSRSGVTVFISTHNLAVAEELSDRIAIINRGKLLGVGTVESFRSVSGDRENLEERFLRIVEEEEARSGARV from the coding sequence ATGATAAAACTGACCCAGCTGTATAAACAATTTGAAACCACTTTAGCTGTAAATGACCTTTCGTTACATGTTGAGAAAGGTGAGCTCTTTAGCTTTTTAGGTCCCAATGGTGCCGGAAAAACCACCACCATAAAAATGATGGTGGGATTGATGACACCTACTTCAGGGTCGCTTAAAATGGGTGGCTTTGATCTTAAAAAGGAGCCCCGGAAAGTCAAGTCGATCATTGGCTATGTTCCAGATGCAGCTTTTCTCTACCAACATTTGACTGGCCTGGAGTTGTTAATGATGGTGGGTCAATTGTACTCCATGGATAATACCCTCATTAAGCAGGAGCAGGAGCAACTTACAGAGCGTTTATTTATGCAGGAGTGGTTAGGAGATAGAATTTCAGGATATTCACAAGGAATGAAACAGCGCCTGGCCTTTGCCTCGGCGTTTTTACATCAACCGGAGATCCTGATCATCGATGAACCCATGGTTGGCCTGGATCCCAAGACAGCTAGAATTATTAAGGATATGCTAAAAGAACGCAGCCGGAGTGGTGTGACTGTGTTCATTTCCACCCACAACCTGGCGGTGGCAGAAGAGCTATCAGATCGAATTGCCATTATCAACCGTGGAAAACTTCTGGGAGTCGGAACCGTAGAATCATTTCGCTCTGTTTCCGGCGACCGGGAAAATCTTGAAGAACGTTTCCTCCGAATCGTTGAAGAGGAAGAGGCGCGCAGCGGTGCGCGGGTTTGA